The Miscanthus floridulus cultivar M001 chromosome 17, ASM1932011v1, whole genome shotgun sequence genome has a window encoding:
- the LOC136517045 gene encoding G-type lectin S-receptor-like serine/threonine-protein kinase At2g19130, with product MNPLLHILLTLLLFTSLDTSPWSASAAAATDTLTAGQALAFGDKLVSRNGKFALGFFQATAVISKSRNITSPNWYLGIWFNKIPVFTTVWVANREAPIADSKRKQTHLQISSDGNNLIIVTQASPETETTVWSTPSANRSGASSNTTTTAVLLDSGNLALLELESPSSSNVTLWQSFDYPTDIVLPGAKFGRNKVTGFSRRAITWKSLIDPGLGSYSVEIDTTGVVLKHRSPSVVYWHWSSSSTSTLKLIPILKSILELDPRTKGLIDPTYVDNSQEEYYMYTSLNDSSLTFVSLDISGQIKMNVWSHAQQSWQAIYAQPADPCTPYATCGPFTTCNGTSSLSFCDCMPSFSQKSPQDWELDDRTGGCIRNTPLHCTSEKNMTSSTDIFRPIPHVTLPYNSQSIDGVNSQSNCEEACLSSCSCTAYSYNSSRCSVRHGELFSVNQNDGIDNNSEDVLYLRLAAADLPSLTRSKRKPSVGVVTAASIIGTGLLMLMLLLMMWRKKFKWCGTPLYDTQGGGVIAFRYTDLSHATKNFSEKLGAGGFGCVFKGVLSGSTTIAVKRLDGARQGEKQFRAEVSSLGLIQHINLVRLIGFCCEGDKRLLVYEHMSNGSLDSHLFQSNAAALNWNTRYQIAIGVARGLSYLHQSCQECIIHCDIKPENILLDASFVPKIADFGMAAFVGRDFSRVLTTFRGTAGYLAPEWLGGVAITSKVDVYSFGLVLLEIISGRRNSPEAYSSNNYHIEYFPVRAVSKLHEGDVRSLVDPQLHDDFNLEEVERVCKVACWCIQDNELHRPTMGEVVRVLEGQQEIDMPPMPRLLAAITQGTGAITESSNASSM from the coding sequence ATGAATCCCCTGCTGCATATATTGCTCACCCTTCTTCTCTTCACTTCCCTTGACACTTCACCATGGTCCGCTTCCGCCGCCGCAGCGACTGATACTCTAACAGCAGGCCAAGCACTTGCCTTCGGCGACAAGCTCGTCTCGAGGAACGGCAAGTTCGCGCTCGGCTTCTTCCAGGCAACAGCCGTCATCAGTAAGTCCCGCAACATCACCTCCCCCAACTGGTACCTTGGAATATGGTTCAACAAGATCCCAGTTTTCACTACAGTTTGGGTCGCCAACAGAGAGGCTCCAATCGCTGATTCCAAGCGCAAGCAAACACACCTCCAAATCTCAAGCGATGGCAACAACCTTATTATTGTAACCCAAGCCAGTCCTGAAACTGAAACCACAGTCTGGTCCACTCCCAGTGCCAATCGGTCAGGAGCCAGCTCAAACACTACCACTACTGCCGTTCTCTTGGACAGTGGTAACCTTGCACTCCTAGAATTAGAAAGCCCATCATCATCCAATGTAACCTTGTGGCAGAGCTTCGACTACCCAACCGACATCGTGCTTCCGGGCGCCAAGTTTGGCCGGAACAAGGTCACCGGTTTCAGTCGTCGGGCCATCACATGGAAGAGCCTCATTGATCCAGGCCTCGGCTCATACTCCGTCGAGATCGACACCACCGGGGTGGTCCTCAAGCACCGCAGTCCGTCAGTAGTGTACTGGCATTGGTCATCCTCATCCACATCAACACTGAAGCTCATCCCCATACTCAAGTCCATACTAGAACTGGATCCACGGACCAAAGGCTTGATTGACCCCACATATGTTGATAACAGTCAGGAGGAGTACTACATGTACACTTCACTGAATGACTCATCTTTGACGTTCGTCTCGCTGGACATCTCTGGCCAGATCAAGATGAATGTTTGGTCACACGCTCAGCAGTCTTGGCAAGCCATATATGCCCAGCCGGCTGATCCCTGCACACCGTATGCTACCTGTGGCCCCTTCACCACTTGCAACGGCACTTCCTCCCTTTCCTTCTGCGACTGCATGCCGAGCTTCTCTCAGAAGTCACCCCAGGACTGGGAGCTTGATGATCGAACAGGAGGCTGCATAAGAAATACTCCGTTACACTGCACCAGTGAGAAAAATATGACAAGTTCAACAGACATTTTCCGCCCCATTCCTCATGTTACATTGCCCTATAACTCCCAAAGCATAGACGGTGTCAACTCTCAGAGCAATTGTGAGGAAGCTTGTCTCAGTTCCTGCTCCTGCACTGCTTATTCCTATAACAGTAGCAGGTGCTCTGTACGGCATGGGGAATTGTTCAGTGTGAATCAGAATGACGGCATTGATAATAATTCTGAAGATGTTCTTTATCTTCGCCTTGCTGCTGCTGATCTGCCAAGTTTGACAAGAAGCAAAAGAAAACCAAGTGTCGGAGTTGTTACCGCAGCAAGCATTATTGGTACTGGGTTACTGATGCTAATGTTGCTGTTAATGATGTGGCGAAAAAAATTCAAATGGTGTGGTACACCATTGTATGACACCCAAGGTGGTGGAGTTATAGCCTTTAGATACACTGATTTAAGCCATGCTACTAAAAATTTCTCTGAAAAGCTTGGAGCAGGTGGTTTCGGTTGCGTATTTAAGGGAGTGCTGAGTGGCTCAACAACTATAGCAGTGAAAAGGCTTGATGGTGCTCGTCAGGGAGAGAAGCAATTCAGGGCTGAGGTGAGCTCACTTGGATTGATCCAACATATCAACCTAGTCAGATTGATTGGTTTCTGTTGCGAAGGTGATAAGAGGCTACTTGTGTATGAACACATGTCAAATGGGTCTCTTGATTCTCATCTATTTCAGAGCAATGCTGCTGCCCTTAACTGGAACACCAGGTATCAAATAGCCATAGGAGTTGCTAGAGGATTGTCCTACTTGCATCAGAGTTGCCAAGAATGCATCATACACTGTGATATTAAGCCAGAAAATATACTTCTCGATGCGTCATTTGTTCCTAAAATCGCAGACTTTGGGATGGCAGCATTTGTCGGAAGGGATTTTAGCAGAGTTTTGACTACATTCAGAGGAACTGCAGGGTATCTTGCCCCAGAGTGGCTTGGCGGAGTTGCTATTACATCAAAAGTTGATGTTTATAGCTTCGGTTTGGTCCTGCTGGAAATCATATCAGGTAGGAGAAATTCACCTGAGGCATATAGTAGCAACAATTATCATATTGAATATTTTCCTGTGCGAGCTGTCAGCAAGCTTCACGAGGGAGATGTGAGGAGTTTGGTGGATCCACAGCTACATGATGACTTCAATTTGGAAGAGGTTGAGAGGGTTTGCAAAGTTGCATGTTGGTGCATCCAGGATAATGAGCTTCATCGGCCAACAATGGGTGAAGTGGTCCGTGTTCTTGAGGGTCAGCAGGAGATTGATATGCCCCCGATGCCAAGGTTGCTTGCAGCAATCACACAAGGCACTGGAGCTATCACAGAAAGCTCTAATGCATCTTCAATGTGA
- the LOC136516242 gene encoding proline-rich receptor-like protein kinase PERK1, whose protein sequence is MSSPTAAPAPTTPSAPRANATTPPPPAAPTPPTPTPPTPSPPAPAATPPQAAPTPPTPTPPTPSPPAPSATPPPSSTPSVPAPATPVASPPAPSSTPATPSAPSPSSPGTTPATPSPPSDTPSPPSSGGGGRSPPSTPSSGGGGDRSPPSSHSPPKSHSPGGGGSGGSSGPSTSLVVGVAVGGLVLLLLASFICLCFLRKKRRRAQPPPQHYGYPPPPPPYKEDPYGGTYQSWQQNAPPPPPPEHVVKMHSSPPPAYANRPPQPPPPPPPAMLNSSGGSGSNYSGGEILPPPSPGAALGFSSKSTFTYEELLRAADGFSDANLLGQGGFGYVHRGLLPNGKEIAVKQLKLGSGQGEREFQAEVEIISRVHHKHLVSLVGYCISGGKRLLVYEFVPNNTLEFHLHAKDRPTMEWPTRLKIALGAAKGLAYLHEDCHPKIIHRDIKASNILLDFKFEAKVADFGLAKLTTDNNTHVSTRVMGTFGYLAPEYASSGKLTEKSDVFSFGVMLLELITGRRPVDTTQTYMDDSLVDWARSLLMRALEDGEYDALVDPRLGKDFNPNEMARMIACAAACVRHSARRRPRMSQVVRALEGDVSLEDLNEGVRPGHSSSDYDSGQYNEDMQKFRKMAFNNNYTSSQYSAPTSEYGQIPSASSSEGHQTQEMESGAMKKGGYSGYSSGYSGAS, encoded by the exons ATGTCGTCGCCGACGGCCGCGCCGGCGCCGACCACGCCGTCGGCCCCGCGGGCCAACGCGACAACCCCGCCGCCCCCGGCGGCGCCTACCCCTCCCACGCCCACGCCGCCCACGCCGTCCCCGCCGGCCCCCGCCGCGACGCCGCCCCAGGCGGCGCCTACCCCTCCCACGCCCACGCCTCCCACGCCGTCCCCGCCGGCCCCCTCCGCgacaccgccgccgtcgtcgaccCCCTCCGTCCCGGCGCCCGCGACCCCCGTCGCGTCGCCGCCCGCGCCGTCCTCCACCCCGGCTACTCCCTCCGCGCCCTCCCCTTCCTCCCCGGGGACGACGCCCGCCACACCGTCGCCGCCATCGGACAccccgtcgccgccgtcgtccgGTGGAGGGGGCAGGTCCCCGCCGTCCACGCCGTCGTCCGGCGGAGGGGGTGACCGATCCCCGCCGTCCTCCCACTCGCCGCCCAAGTCGCACTCGCCGgggggcggcggcagcggcggcagctCCGGGCCGTCCACGTCGCTCGTCGTGGGCGTGGCCGTCGGCGGcctcgtgctgctgctgctcgctagcTTCATCTGCCTTTGCTTCCTCCGTAAGAAGCGCCGCCGAGCGCAGCCGCCGCCTCAGCACTACGGATACCCGCCGCCTCCGCCCCCGTACAAGG AGGATCCATATGGTGGAACATACCAGAGTTGGCAGCAAAAtgcgcctcctcctccaccccctgAACATGTGGTCAAGATGCACTCTTCGCCTCCGCCAGCATATGCCAATCGTCctccacagccgccgccaccgccaccaccagcaATGCTAAATAGTAGTGGCGGATCTGGTTCTAACTACTCTGGTGGCGAGATCCTACCTCCACCATCCCCTGGTGCTGCTCTCGGCTTCTCCTCGAAGAGCACATTCACATACGAAGAATTGTTGAGGGCGGCTGATGGATTCTCTGATGCTAATCTCCTTGGACAAGGTGGTTTTGGGTATGTTCACAGAGGATTGCTGCCTAATGGAAAAGAGATTGCTGTAAAACAATTGAAACTTGGAAGTGGCCAGGGAGAGCGTGAGTTCCAGGCTGAGGTTGAGATTATCAGCCGAGTACATCACAAACATCTTGTGTCTTTGGTTGGCTATTGCATTTCTGGAGGCAAGAGGTTGCTTGTCTATGAGTTTGTCCCCAACAACACATTGGAATTCCACTTACACG CGAAAGATCGACCAACAATGGAGTGGCCCACTAGATTAAAGATCGCTCTGGGTGCTGCCAAGGGTTTAGCTTATCTTCATGAAGACT GCCATCCAAAGATCATCCACCGTGACATAAAGGCATCTAACATTCTTCTTGACTTCAAATTTGAAGCTAAG GTTGCTGACTTTGGACTTGCAAAGCTCACTACTGATAACAACACCCATGTTTCGACAAGAGTAATGGGCACCTTCGG GTATTTGGCACCTGAGTATGCATCTTCTGGCAAGCTCACAGAAAAATCTGATGTATTTTCTTTCGGAGTCATGCTTCTTGAGCTTATTACTGGGCGGCGACCAGTTGACACAACCCAAACATATATGGATGACAGCTTGGTTGACTGG GCAAGGTCATTACTGATGAGAGCACTTGAGGATGGTGAATATGATGCTTTGGTGGATCCTCGGCTGGGAAAGGACTTCAATCCTAATGAGATGGCAAGAATGATAGCCTGTGCGGCTGCATGTGTACGCCATTCTGCACGTCGTCGGCCACGTATGAGTCAG GTCGTTCGGGCTTTGGAAGGCGATGTGTCTTTGGAGGACCTTAATGAAGGTGTTCGGCCTGGTCATAGCAGCTCTGATTACGATTCTGGCCAGTACAACGAGGACATGCAGAAGTTTAGGAAGATGGCATTTAACAACAACTACACCAGCAGCCAATACAGCGCGCCAACCAGCGAATACGGCCAGATACCGTCTGCGTCAAGCAGCGAGGGCCACCAGACGCAGGAGATGGAGTCGGGTGCCATGAAGAAAGGTGGCTACAGCGGCTACAGCTCAGGATACAGCGGAGCCTCGTGA